From the genome of Methanocalculus alkaliphilus:
GATATAGGGGATTGCTCCCTCGACACCTTCCGGCACAAACTTTGTTGCACCGATCCCCTTTGACTGGAAGTACCGGTCACTTGACTGGCCGCCTGTCATGACACCAAGCGATCCCATTCCACGGTACTGCTTGTACCGCCGTCCTTTGATGACGATTATCCTGCCGGGCGACTCATCGGTTCCTGCAAGCATACTCCCCATCATCACGCAGTCCGCACCCGCAGCGATCGCCTTTGCGACATCACCTGAGTACCGGATGCCACCGTCAGCGATCACCGGGACTCCTGTACCGTTCATCACATCCGCAACCGCCGCGATGGCCGATATCTGGGGTACTCCGACACCGGCGACGATCCGGGTTGTACAGATCGATCCCGGACCTATACCGACCTTGATCCCATCGACATCATTCACAAACTCTTCTGCTGCCTGCCGTGTTGCGATATTCCCTGCAACGCAGTCGGCCTTTGCGCTCTCCTTAATCTCGCGGAACGCCTTGACGACCTTCATGTTATGGCCATGGGCGCAGTCGACGACGAGGGCGTCAACCTCTGCGTCATCAAGGAGCATCGCACGTTCAAAGTCGAATGGGCCAACGGCTGCTGCCACCCGGAGGCGGCCATGTTCATCCCTGTTTGCACGGGGGAACTGCCGCTTCTCGAGGACATCCTGCATCGTGATGATTCCAAGCAGGCCCCCATCAGCATGAAGGACGGGGAGCCGTTCCACCTTGTTTGTGTACATGATCTCAAGGGCCTGCTCAGGGGTGATGGATTCATTGACACTGATGGGATCATGGGTCATCACCCTGTTGACCGGTTCACTCCCGCGCTTGCCGACAATTGCCCGTATATCACGTCTGCTGACGATACCGACCAGATTGCCATCTTCAAGAACCGGAACTCCTCCGATACCATGTTCGTTCATCAGTCGCTCAACGGCGATGATGGTCGCTTCCGGCTCAACAAAGAGAACATGCCGTTCGATAAGATCCTCGGCACGCTTGACAATCCGGACCATCTCCGCTTCATCTTCTGCGGTGAGGTTCCGGTGGATCACACCGATTCCACCCTCCCTTGCAAGGGTGACTGCCATATGGGACTCGGTGACGGTATCCATCGCAGAACTGCAGATCGGAATGTGGATAGGAACATTCTTTGAGAATCTGGATCTGACATCAGCCTCACTTGGCTCAACATAGGACTCAGCAGGCTCGAGGAGAACATCATCGAATGTCAGTGAGTATGGGATCTTGAACTTCTCTTCAAACATGATTACCCCCGGATGAGATCAATCGCCTTCTCGACCAGTGCCGGATTGATAACACCTGATCGATCGCCGCCGCAGACCATGCCCCGCACACCGATGATATCGGGATCTATCCTTCTGAGGAGGGGAAGATCCTCAAATTTGAGGGTTCCGGCAAGTGCCGTCTTCATATTGAGCCGGCGGTTCTCCCGTGTAAACTCAGTCAGCTCGCTCTCATCCATAAACTCAAAGGTGCTCTTCCCATCCTTAACTCCTGTGTCGACCATGGATACATCCGCCCCCTCTTCGGCGGCAATCTGTGCCATATCAAACGGGGATATCGCATTGAGGCGTTCATAGTCTGAGTATGCGGCGATGACGACCGTCTTCTCAGGAAACTCCGGCTTGATCGCCCTGACGACGGCCTGGATCACCGAACGCGCATCATCCTGATCTGAAAACAAGAGTCCAATCTTGACATAATCGGCACCTGCGCAGGCTGCACCATACGCTGCAAGCGCGGCTGTTCCTGGTTTCGGGGAGAAATCACCGATGGCAGCAGATACAGGCTTCATTCCGGCCAGTTCCTTGATAGATCGGATTACCCATGGGAAGTTTGCACCAAGGGATCCCTCTGCAGGACGCTTCACATCGATAATGTCAGCTGAAAGAGAGAATTTCGCCTCTTCCAAAGAACTCGGGCTGACAAGCAATTGCATAGAACTTAATGATCCCGGAGGATAATAGTGATTACGTTTCATGATGAAGCTCGTTTGTGCAATGGATCTCCTGGGTGGCCAGGTGGTGCATGGGAGGTCCGGGAATCGATCTTCCTATACACCGCTCACCTGGGGACTCTCCCCGACGGCGGAGCCGGGAGGATATCTCAACGTGATCCGTCCGCGGTATCTGTATATCGCTGATCTCGACCGGATTGCCGGAACCGGATCCCATGATGAGCTTGTTCTCGGCTTCTCCGGGCTCGTCGACCGCTGCTATCTGGATCGTGGATGCCGGTTTCCCGGTGATATCCTCAGAGCACCCTTTATTGAGAATGTCATCGGCACCGAGACGGCAGGGCCGGATCTCTCTGGTTTTTATGGCGGATATCTCAGTGTGGATGTGAAGGATGGGCACGTCGTCCCGACCGGTGAGGATCCGGTCTCCCTCCTCTCCCGCGCAGAGACGATGCAGTTTGATGGATGTATTTATTTACAGATCACCGCTGTAGGGTCTTCCTCAGGGATCGATCCCGGCGAGGCGGCGCGTATCCGATCGGCAACCGATCTCTCCCTCTTCTATGGAGGGGGTGTCCGGGGTGAGGAGGATCTTGGCATCCTCCATGATGCCGGGTTTGATGGCGCGATTATCGCAACTGCGCTTCATACCGGAGCCATACCACCTGATCTCATCAGGAGGGGTCTCTTCTGCTGATAACGATCGAGGGGATTGACGGCGCGGGGAAGAGCACCCTCCTTGCCTCGCTGAAGGAGGAGCTCTCCGATATTGATCCCCTCTTTACCCGTGAGCCCGGTGCAACATGGATCGGACGGGTCGTCCGTCAGGCCATCGCCGAGGAGGTCGATCCGATCGCCGAGGCGCTCCTCTTTGTTGCCGATCACGCGATGCATTGTGCATCGGTCATCCGACCTGCCCTTGATGACGGCCGGATGGTGATATCGGATCGCTATACCGATTCCCGGTTTGCATATCAGCAGGTAACCCTGCAGGGGCATCTCCCGGATCCCCGGCGCTGGCTGGCCGCTCTTCACGAGGGCTGGTCGATACAGCCGGATCTCACATTCCTTCTTGTTCTCCCGGTTCATCGTGCGCTTGAGCGGCTTGACGAGAATGGTACCCGTGAGCATTTTGAGAGGGAGGAGGTTCTCACCGCAGTGTGGGCGGAGTATCTGGCACGGGCAGAGGCGGAGCCTTCACGATTCATCCTGGTTGATGCCGAAGAAGAGAGGGGGGTGATCGCCTCCTTTGTTGCAGAGGAGATCAGGCGCGTTTATGAATT
Proteins encoded in this window:
- the tmk gene encoding dTMP kinase, encoding MKEELSDIDPLFTREPGATWIGRVVRQAIAEEVDPIAEALLFVADHAMHCASVIRPALDDGRMVISDRYTDSRFAYQQVTLQGHLPDPRRWLAALHEGWSIQPDLTFLLVLPVHRALERLDENGTREHFEREEVLTAVWAEYLARAEAEPSRFILVDAEEERGVIASFVAEEIRRVYELRGRHP
- the guaB gene encoding IMP dehydrogenase is translated as MFEEKFKIPYSLTFDDVLLEPAESYVEPSEADVRSRFSKNVPIHIPICSSAMDTVTESHMAVTLAREGGIGVIHRNLTAEDEAEMVRIVKRAEDLIERHVLFVEPEATIIAVERLMNEHGIGGVPVLEDGNLVGIVSRRDIRAIVGKRGSEPVNRVMTHDPISVNESITPEQALEIMYTNKVERLPVLHADGGLLGIITMQDVLEKRQFPRANRDEHGRLRVAAAVGPFDFERAMLLDDAEVDALVVDCAHGHNMKVVKAFREIKESAKADCVAGNIATRQAAEEFVNDVDGIKVGIGPGSICTTRIVAGVGVPQISAIAAVADVMNGTGVPVIADGGIRYSGDVAKAIAAGADCVMMGSMLAGTDESPGRIIVIKGRRYKQYRGMGSLGVMTGGQSSDRYFQSKGIGATKFVPEGVEGAIPYIGEVSDIIYQIIGGLKSAMGYTGAKTITDLQKRSRFVRITSAGYNESHPHNIMITDEAPNYRLT
- a CDS encoding HisA/HisF-related TIM barrel protein, whose translation is MMKLVCAMDLLGGQVVHGRSGNRSSYTPLTWGLSPTAEPGGYLNVIRPRYLYIADLDRIAGTGSHDELVLGFSGLVDRCYLDRGCRFPGDILRAPFIENVIGTETAGPDLSGFYGGYLSVDVKDGHVVPTGEDPVSLLSRAETMQFDGCIYLQITAVGSSSGIDPGEAARIRSATDLSLFYGGGVRGEEDLGILHDAGFDGAIIATALHTGAIPPDLIRRGLFC
- a CDS encoding (5-formylfuran-3-yl)methyl phosphate synthase, which gives rise to MQLLVSPSSLEEAKFSLSADIIDVKRPAEGSLGANFPWVIRSIKELAGMKPVSAAIGDFSPKPGTAALAAYGAACAGADYVKIGLLFSDQDDARSVIQAVVRAIKPEFPEKTVVIAAYSDYERLNAISPFDMAQIAAEEGADVSMVDTGVKDGKSTFEFMDESELTEFTRENRRLNMKTALAGTLKFEDLPLLRRIDPDIIGVRGMVCGGDRSGVINPALVEKAIDLIRG